In Methylococcus geothermalis, one genomic interval encodes:
- the groL gene encoding chaperonin GroEL (60 kDa chaperone family; promotes refolding of misfolded polypeptides especially under stressful conditions; forms two stacked rings of heptamers to form a barrel-shaped 14mer; ends can be capped by GroES; misfolded proteins enter the barrel where they are refolded when GroES binds), which translates to MAAKDVRFSDDARHRMLAGVNILADAVKQTLGPKGRNVVLEKSFGAPVVTKDGVSVAKEIELKDRFENMGAQMVKEVASKTSDVAGDGTTTATVLAQAIVREGLKSVAAGSNPMDIKRGIDQAVGVVVEELKKLSKPCTDSKAIAQVGTISANSDESIGQIIAQAMDTVGKEGVITVEEGSGLQNELDVVEGMQFDRGYLSPYFINQQDTMSVELENPFVLLHDKKISNIRDLLPVLEKTAKSGRSLLIIAEDVDGEALATLVVNNMRGILKVCAVKAPGFGDRRKAMLEDIAILTGGQVISEELGLSLEKVELTDLGQAKKIQINKENTTIVDGAGSTDAIKARVEQIRKQIEDTTSDYDREKLQERVAKLAGGVAVIKVGAATEVEMKEKKARVEDALHATRAAVEEGIVPGGGVALIRAQQNLKTLQGKNHDQTVGIAILRRAIEEPLRQIVANAGEEPSVVLAKVQEGTGTFGYNAGTGEYGDMIEMGILDPTKVTRSALQNAASVAGLMLTTEAMVAEMPKKEKGGMPAGGGMDDMM; encoded by the coding sequence ATGGCAGCAAAAGATGTACGTTTTTCGGATGATGCCCGTCACCGCATGCTGGCCGGCGTGAACATCCTGGCAGACGCAGTGAAGCAGACCCTGGGACCAAAGGGGCGCAATGTCGTGCTGGAGAAGAGCTTCGGCGCGCCGGTCGTGACCAAGGATGGCGTTTCCGTCGCCAAGGAAATCGAGCTGAAGGACAGGTTCGAGAACATGGGCGCGCAGATGGTCAAGGAAGTCGCGTCCAAGACTTCCGATGTCGCCGGCGACGGCACCACCACCGCGACCGTGCTGGCCCAGGCCATCGTGCGCGAAGGGCTGAAGTCGGTGGCCGCCGGGTCCAATCCGATGGATATCAAGCGCGGCATCGACCAGGCGGTCGGCGTCGTGGTCGAGGAATTGAAAAAACTGTCCAAGCCCTGCACCGACAGCAAGGCAATCGCCCAGGTTGGCACCATCTCCGCCAATTCCGATGAGAGCATCGGCCAGATCATCGCCCAGGCCATGGACACCGTCGGCAAGGAAGGCGTGATCACGGTGGAGGAGGGCTCGGGCCTGCAGAACGAGCTGGATGTCGTCGAAGGCATGCAGTTCGACCGCGGCTATCTGTCGCCGTACTTCATCAACCAGCAGGACACCATGAGCGTGGAGCTCGAGAATCCTTTCGTTCTGCTGCACGACAAGAAGATCTCCAATATCCGCGATCTGCTGCCCGTGCTGGAGAAAACCGCGAAGTCCGGCCGCTCTCTGCTGATCATCGCCGAGGACGTGGACGGCGAAGCGTTGGCTACCCTGGTGGTCAACAACATGCGCGGCATTTTGAAGGTCTGCGCGGTCAAGGCGCCGGGCTTCGGTGACCGCCGCAAGGCCATGCTGGAAGACATTGCCATCCTGACCGGCGGACAGGTGATTTCCGAGGAACTGGGGCTGAGCCTGGAAAAGGTCGAACTCACCGATCTGGGCCAGGCCAAGAAAATCCAGATCAACAAGGAAAACACCACGATCGTCGACGGCGCCGGCTCCACGGATGCCATCAAGGCCCGCGTCGAGCAGATTCGCAAGCAGATCGAGGATACCACCTCCGACTACGACCGTGAGAAGCTGCAGGAGCGCGTCGCCAAGTTGGCCGGCGGCGTGGCCGTCATCAAGGTGGGCGCGGCGACCGAAGTCGAGATGAAGGAAAAGAAGGCCCGTGTCGAAGATGCACTGCACGCGACCCGGGCGGCCGTCGAGGAAGGCATCGTGCCGGGTGGTGGTGTCGCTCTGATCCGCGCTCAGCAGAACCTGAAAACCTTGCAGGGCAAGAACCACGACCAGACCGTCGGCATCGCCATCCTGCGGCGGGCCATCGAGGAACCGCTGCGCCAGATCGTGGCCAACGCCGGCGAGGAGCCTTCGGTCGTCCTCGCGAAAGTCCAGGAAGGCACCGGGACCTTCGGCTACAACGCCGGCACCGGCGAGTACGGCGACATGATCGAAATGGGCATCCTCGACCCCACCAAGGTTACCCGTTCCGCCCTGCAGAACGCGGCTTCCGTCGCGGGCCTCATGTTGACCACGGAAGCGATGGTCGCGGAAATGCCCAAGAAGGAAAAGGGCGGCATGCCGGCAGGCGGCGGAATGGACGACATGATGTAA
- the groES gene encoding co-chaperone GroES, with protein sequence MKIRPLYDRVVVIRREEEKTSPGGIVIPDTAKEKPIKGEVVAVGNGKVLENGQVRALEVKPGDTVLFGKYSGTEIKVDGTEYLILREDDIMGVLES encoded by the coding sequence ATGAAAATCCGTCCCTTGTATGACCGTGTTGTGGTTATCCGCCGGGAAGAAGAGAAGACCTCGCCGGGCGGCATCGTGATCCCTGATACCGCGAAGGAAAAGCCGATCAAGGGCGAAGTCGTCGCCGTCGGCAACGGCAAGGTGCTGGAGAACGGCCAAGTGCGCGCCCTGGAAGTGAAACCGGGCGACACGGTCCTGTTCGGCAAATACTCCGGCACCGAAATCAAAGTCGACGGAACGGAATATCTGATACTCCGGGAAGACGACATCATGGGTGTCCTTGAATCCTGA
- a CDS encoding cupin domain-containing protein — protein sequence MTQAGINHGSAVEYYFDERCYITEWWNSPADDDVSIAQARVEAGVTTRLHRLRNVTERYLILQGEGRVEIGALEPEVVGPGDVAVIPPGVSQRIANTGNTDLVFLAICTPRFTPEIYEDIDADGD from the coding sequence ATGACTCAGGCAGGCATCAATCACGGCTCGGCGGTGGAGTACTATTTCGACGAGCGTTGCTACATCACCGAGTGGTGGAATTCTCCCGCCGATGACGATGTTTCCATTGCGCAGGCCAGAGTCGAGGCCGGGGTCACCACACGGCTTCACCGGCTCAGGAACGTGACTGAGCGCTACCTGATCCTGCAGGGCGAGGGCAGGGTCGAAATCGGTGCACTGGAGCCCGAGGTCGTCGGGCCAGGGGACGTCGCCGTCATACCGCCCGGTGTTTCCCAGCGAATTGCCAATACCGGGAATACCGACTTGGTGTTTCTTGCGATATGCACGCCGAGATTTACCCCGGAGATTTACGAAGATATCGATGCTGATGGGGATTGA